A genomic segment from Chloroflexota bacterium encodes:
- a CDS encoding BTAD domain-containing putative transcriptional regulator, with translation MSSGLSLFLLGPFQAELDGTPLTGLRLRTARALLAYLAVEHDRAHGREKLASLLWSDSPTSSSLASLRNTLSVLRKAIDDRPEAEPILLATREDIRFNPAADCWLDLQAFLTGLADTADVNSLCQAVDISRGDFMEGFSLPGSPLFDEWLLSQRENLYLRYMAALKQIAALYEAQGQLEKSVAYVRRQLLREPWREESHRHLMRLLAASGRRSEALAQYETCRRLLAEELGVEPGDETARLYENIRDGKLKVSEPTPATLPDRGVSLPGFLEGEALQVELPVFVARERELAQLEGFLDRALAGQGRVAFVTGEAGSGKTALLHEFARRAQDAQAELLVAGGNCNAYTGIGDPYLPFREILELLTGDVEAKWAAGAISREHALRLWQTLPHAAQAVVEAGPDLIDTFLPRAALSERAMKYGHSRDKGDWLPPLAELLEHKPPTSAGTLSLQQSDLFEQYTRVLQSLAQRRRLLLMVDDLQWADLGSISLLFHLGRHLAGNHILIVGAYRPEEIALPRDGQRHPLEPVVNELQRNFGDNAVDLGQAEGRDFVEAILDSEPNRLGSAFREKLYRQTRGHPLFTIELLRGLREQGDLVRDHKGRWAEGPALDWDTLPARVEAVVAERIGRLSQPLRAALRVASVEGEVFTAEVVARVQGEGGREMVGRLSSELDRKHRLVRAQAVEHLGSQRVSLYRFRHFLVQKYLYDNMDEVERAYLHEDVGRVLEGLYGDQASEIAVQLARHFQEAGLAEREIHYLRQAGERAVQLSAYQEALAPLTRGLELLMTLPDSPERAEQELALQLALGMARIREIPSPEWENSITRARELCRQIGKTSELCRTLGELAISHYVRAEYQKAREFGEEALSLAQQAGDPLIEAVDHWHLGFILFGLGEYITARSHLEQVISFYEPQQHHHAFVLLRGSDAGVSALAYDACCQWCLGYPEQALQRSREALALARKQDHPFTLADVLCFAGCLFNAMHQDAQALKDFAEELMQLSREIGFLSFEGTGIRYRGEALTRLGRVQEGMAQMREGMAVRQSIRARCHLAGISGALAKAQGKAGQPGKGLATLDKTLALLEETDERHWEAELYRLKGELLRAQGFEAEAEASFYKAIEVARRQQARSWELRATVGLCRLWQAQGAQVRIAQARQMLAEVYDWFTEGFDTADLIEARMLLEELS, from the coding sequence ATGTCATCCGGTTTGTCTCTATTCCTTTTGGGTCCTTTTCAGGCGGAACTGGATGGTACCCCGCTGACCGGGCTAAGGTTGAGAACGGCCCGGGCGCTGCTGGCCTACCTGGCAGTGGAACATGACCGCGCCCACGGGCGGGAAAAACTGGCCAGCCTGCTCTGGTCCGACTCCCCAACTTCGTCCTCTCTGGCCAGTCTGCGCAATACCCTCTCTGTGCTGCGCAAGGCCATCGACGATCGACCGGAAGCAGAGCCGATCCTATTGGCGACGCGCGAGGATATCCGCTTCAATCCCGCGGCCGATTGTTGGCTCGACCTGCAGGCCTTTCTGACCGGCCTGGCGGATACGGCTGATGTCAACAGCCTGTGCCAGGCTGTTGACATCAGCCGCGGCGACTTCATGGAGGGCTTTTCCCTGCCGGGAAGCCCCCTCTTCGACGAATGGCTGCTCTCCCAGCGGGAAAACCTCTATCTGCGCTACATGGCTGCCCTGAAACAGATCGCGGCCCTGTACGAGGCCCAGGGCCAGCTCGAAAAGAGTGTGGCCTACGTACGCAGGCAGTTGCTGCGGGAGCCCTGGCGTGAGGAATCCCATCGCCACCTGATGCGCCTGCTGGCCGCCAGTGGCCGCCGCAGCGAGGCCCTGGCCCAGTATGAAACCTGCCGTCGCCTGCTGGCCGAAGAGCTGGGCGTCGAGCCGGGAGATGAAACGGCCCGCCTGTACGAAAATATCCGGGACGGCAAGCTGAAGGTGTCCGAGCCAACTCCTGCGACCCTGCCTGATCGTGGCGTCAGCCTTCCCGGTTTTCTTGAAGGGGAGGCGCTTCAAGTTGAATTACCTGTCTTTGTGGCGCGCGAGCGCGAGCTGGCACAATTGGAGGGATTCCTGGACCGGGCGCTGGCTGGCCAGGGGCGCGTCGCCTTCGTGACCGGCGAAGCTGGCAGTGGCAAGACAGCTTTGCTTCACGAATTCGCCCGTCGCGCCCAGGATGCGCAGGCCGAATTACTGGTGGCCGGCGGCAACTGCAATGCCTACACCGGGATCGGCGATCCCTACCTGCCCTTCCGCGAGATTCTGGAGTTGCTGACCGGTGACGTCGAAGCCAAATGGGCAGCGGGGGCTATTAGTAGAGAGCACGCCCTCCGTCTGTGGCAGACGCTCCCCCATGCAGCGCAAGCAGTGGTGGAGGCGGGGCCGGATCTGATTGATACCTTCCTGCCTCGGGCGGCCCTGTCTGAGCGGGCAATGAAATACGGTCACTCAAGGGACAAGGGGGACTGGCTGCCCCCTCTGGCTGAGCTATTGGAACACAAGCCGCCCACCAGTGCGGGTACTCTCAGCCTGCAGCAGAGCGATCTGTTTGAGCAGTACACGAGGGTGCTGCAAAGCCTGGCGCAACGGAGGCGATTGCTCCTGATGGTGGATGACCTGCAGTGGGCCGACCTGGGGTCAATCAGCCTGCTCTTCCACCTGGGCCGGCACTTGGCGGGCAACCACATTCTGATTGTAGGGGCTTACCGTCCGGAAGAAATCGCTTTGCCCAGAGATGGACAACGACATCCCCTCGAACCGGTGGTCAACGAATTACAGCGCAATTTTGGGGACAACGCCGTGGACCTGGGTCAGGCTGAGGGCCGGGACTTCGTGGAGGCAATACTGGACAGCGAACCCAACCGGCTGGGGAGTGCGTTCCGCGAGAAGCTCTACCGGCAGACCCGCGGCCATCCCCTGTTCACCATTGAATTGCTGCGAGGTCTGCGGGAGCAGGGAGATCTGGTCAGGGATCATAAGGGACGCTGGGCCGAGGGTCCGGCACTGGACTGGGATACCCTGCCAGCACGGGTGGAGGCGGTGGTCGCAGAGCGGATCGGTCGTCTGTCCCAGCCGTTGCGTGCTGCGCTGCGGGTGGCCAGCGTGGAGGGAGAGGTGTTCACTGCCGAAGTGGTAGCCCGCGTCCAGGGTGAGGGCGGACGGGAGATGGTGGGGCGCCTGAGCAGCGAGTTAGACCGGAAGCACCGCCTGGTACGCGCGCAGGCCGTCGAGCATCTGGGGTCGCAACGTGTCTCTCTCTACCGGTTCCGGCACTTTCTCGTCCAGAAGTATCTGTACGACAATATGGACGAGGTGGAACGGGCGTATCTGCACGAGGATGTGGGGAGAGTGTTGGAGGGGCTGTATGGAGACCAGGCGAGCGAGATCGCAGTGCAGTTGGCGCGCCACTTCCAGGAGGCGGGGTTAGCGGAGAGGGAAATACACTATCTGCGCCAGGCCGGGGAGAGGGCCGTGCAACTGTCCGCCTATCAGGAGGCACTCGCTCCCCTGACCAGAGGGCTGGAGTTGCTTATGACCCTGCCCGACTCCCCCGAGCGCGCCGAGCAAGAACTCGCCCTGCAACTGGCCCTCGGCATGGCTCGGATAAGAGAGATTCCAAGCCCTGAATGGGAGAACTCCATTACCAGAGCCCGTGAGCTGTGCCGGCAGATCGGCAAGACGTCTGAGTTATGCCGGACATTGGGCGAGTTGGCCATCTCTCACTATGTGCGGGCAGAGTATCAAAAGGCTCGTGAGTTCGGAGAGGAGGCACTCAGCCTGGCTCAGCAAGCTGGGGATCCACTGATCGAGGCGGTAGACCACTGGCATCTTGGATTTATCCTCTTCGGTCTCGGAGAATACATCACAGCCCGTTCCCACCTGGAGCAGGTGATCTCCTTCTATGAACCCCAACAGCATCACCACGCCTTCGTACTGCTGCGCGGATCGGACGCCGGCGTGAGCGCGCTTGCGTATGATGCCTGTTGCCAGTGGTGTCTTGGTTATCCCGAACAGGCCCTGCAACGAAGCCGGGAAGCGTTAGCCCTGGCGCGGAAACAGGATCACCCCTTTACCCTGGCCGATGTCCTCTGCTTCGCAGGCTGTCTGTTCAACGCCATGCACCAGGATGCGCAGGCACTCAAGGATTTTGCAGAGGAGTTGATGCAATTATCGAGGGAAATTGGTTTCTTATCCTTCGAGGGGACGGGAATCCGCTATCGGGGGGAAGCGCTGACCAGGCTGGGACGGGTCCAGGAGGGAATGGCGCAAATGCGCGAGGGCATGGCGGTCAGGCAGTCCATCAGAGCACGGTGCCACTTGGCAGGAATATCTGGTGCACTGGCCAAGGCGCAGGGCAAGGCAGGACAGCCAGGAAAAGGCCTGGCCACCCTGGACAAGACGCTCGCTCTATTGGAGGAGACGGACGAGCGCCACTGGGAAGCGGAACTCTACCGGTTGAAGGGGGAGTTGTTGCGGGCGCAGGGTTTTGAAGCTGAGGCTGAAGCCAGCTTTTATAAGGCCATCGAGGTGGCCCGCCGCCAGCAGGCCCGGTCGTGGGAACTGCGGGCTACGGTGGGCCTGTGTCGCCTGTGGCAGGCCCAGGGAGCGCAGGTGAGAATAGCCCAGGCCCGGCAGATGTTAGCCGAGGTTTACGACTGGTTCACCGAAGGGTTTGATACCGCTGACCTGATAGAGGCCAGGATGTTGCTGGAAGAGCTATCGTAG